The Caldisericum sp. genomic interval GCGCTTCTGTATAAATTTGAGAATCGAGATTTGTTTTTTCTATGTTTTTGCTGTGGGAGGATGTAGAGAAATCCTCATATCTTATTGTTAATGTAAGTCGCTCGGTAAGAAGATTTCTATTTCTCAACCTGTAACACACATTTGAGGAAAGCCTCCTTAAAACCCCTTTTATTATTTCAATATCATCTGTATCAAAATCCAGAGTTGTGGAGTTTCCTATGGATTTCTCATCATCTCTTTCGTATTCTGGTATAACTTCTGAATTATCAATGCCGTGTGCTGCGTTGTATATGAATAATCCGTATGTGTGAAATGCCTTGATTAGTTCGTTTAATTCTATATTTTGTAGTTCTGCAATTGTTTCCACATTAAATTTCTTTTTTAATGCCTCTTCTATTTTCTTACCAATACCAGGGATTTTAGAAACGGGAAGTTTTTTTAAAAAATCATCTACTTCTTCCTTTGTAATAACAAGCAAGCCGTTTGGTTTTGCTTCTTTAGAAGCCATTTTTGCAATAAGTTTATTATAACTTATACCAATAGTAGAGGGAAGTAAATATTTTTCAAAGATTTCTTTCTTTATTTTTATACCTATTTCTCTTGCAGAGTTATAATCTTTTGCAGCATATGTAAGGTCTAAAAACGCTTCATCAATAGAGAACCTTTCAACATTTGGCGCATAATGTACGAGAATTTCATAAATGCCATCCGAAATTTTTTCGTATAAGGAAGCATCTCCCTTAACTAAGATAAGACCTGGAAATAACTTGAGTGCTTCTTTTACAGGCATTCCTGATTTTATACCGTAGGCGCGTGCTTCATATGATGCTGTTGCAATGACAGACCTGCCGTCAGGATGGTTTGTTACCCCTATTGGCTTTCCTTTAAGCCAGGGTCTTTTTACCTGTTCTACAGATGCAAAGAATGCATCCATATCAATATGCGCAATAATCCTTTCCATACACTAAATTATACGAAAATATGTTCGTGTGTCAAGACAGTGAAAATTGTGCATTAATGCTTGAAATCGTATTGAATTTTTTAAATTAATTGTTATAATCTAATTTAGAAACCAAAAAGAAAGGAGGCTAATATGAATAACAATGTTGACACGGTAGGCGCCATACTTAACTGGTTGTTCTGGATTTTTATCATTTATTCTGTTCTTTCGCCGATGTTGCATCAGAAAAACCTTGAACTTCAGAGATTAGACCTTATAAGAAAATTTGAACAAAAAAGAAAGTCGAGGGTGATACTTCTCATTCACAGACAGGAAACGATGAGTTTGCTTGGTATTCCTATAAGCAGGTATATAAGTATCGAGGATTCCGAAGCGATACTTCGTGCTATTAGACTTACACCACCTGAAATGCCTATTGATATTATTCTTCACACTCCAGGAGGGCTTGTGCTTGCAACAGAGCAGATAGCGCAGGCACTTGTGAAACATAAAGGGAAAGTAACTGTCTTTGTTCCTCATTACGCAATGAGTGGCGGAACTATGCTTGCCCTTGCTTCAGACGAGATTGTAATGGATGAAAATGCCGTCCTTGGACCTGTTGATCCTCAAATTGGTAATTATCCTGCAGCATCAATACTTAAGGTTGTAGAAGAGAAAAACAAAGACAAAATAGATGATGAAACTCTTATTCTTGCAGATGTGTCAAGGAAGGCTCTTGTGCAGGTAAAGGATTTTGTAAAAAAACTTCTACTTGCAAACGGAAGGTCAGAAGAAGATGCAGAGAGAATTGCAACTATGCTTAGCGAAGGAAGATGGACTCATGATTATCCTATAACTTTTGAACAGGCAAAGGAAATTGGATTGAATGTTTCATCTGATATGCCTAGAGAGATTTATGAACTTATGGACCTTTACCCGCAGAATCCTTCTATGAGACCATCGGTTCAGTATGTCCCTCTTCCATATAAAGCACCAGAAAGAACTGCGCCTCAAAAACCTCAAAAATGAGTGATGAAAATATTTCTTTAGTTGAAGGTATTATACGGGCAATAATAGGTGTTGCAATTTTTATTGCAGGATATAAAATAAACGATTTTATCATGCGATACGAGAGCGTGGGCTATCCACGCTCTTTTATTTTCAATACTATTTTCAGGTATCGAGATGTTCTTCAGATTTTATGTTTCTTTTTTGGGTTTGTACTTTTCTTTACTGGAATTACGAGGTTTTCACCTCTTAAGAAACTCTTTTTGAGAAGATAATTCTTGTTCCTAAAAATTCTATTACATAAAATGTTTGAGTTTTCTTAAAACCTAATTTGTTAAAAGCTTTTTGGGATGCGATATTATTTTCCTCGATCTCGACATGTGCTATTTTATAGCCTAAATCTTTGTATTTGTCTATAACATATCTTACCTCGCTATATATGGAAGACCTTCCTCTGAATTTTTCGAATGTGAAACAGTCATAGAAATAGATCTCGTCTTCTTTTAATTTGAAAAGACTAAACCTAAAGGGTCTATCGGAGAAGAAGCAATAGGAAGCAAATTCATTATCAATAAATGTTACAACCATCTTATGCTTTGCTATAAACCTGAATTTTATTTCGGTGACTTTATCGTTTCCAAATGTATTTGTTATTTTATTTAGAATAGAGGTATCTAAATCGCTAAATGATGTAAAAATCTTATGAACAAAATTTTCGTGGATCTTTAAATCTTTAACTTCATTTAAACTAAGGTTGTAATGATTAATGGTTTTTATTGCAGGCACAATCTATTATAATGTAAAAGTGAATGAAAATTTAGATTTATTTAGAGAAGTAATTGATAAAACTTTAGAAAGTTTGCCACAAGAACTCAAAGAGCAGATTAAAAATTTAGAGTTTATCGTTTTAGAAGCTCCAACTGAAAGTTTCGTTGAAAGTCATGGTTTCAAAGGACAGATCCTTTTGGGGCTTTATGTTGGTGTTCCCCTGAACAAAAGAGGCGTAAATTATAACTGGGTATTGCCTGATAGGATTTATATTTTTATGAACCCCATAATCTACTTTGCAAACCTCGAAGGAATAGCGATAGAGGAGAAGATTAGAAAAGTTGTCCTTCATGAGATCGGGCATTACTTTGGAATGGGCGAAGACAACTTAAGAAGGCTTGGAGTTTATTAAAAACACTTTATAATAAGTTGGCATGAATTGAAAGGTGGTGGGTGATGGAGATCGAAAATCATCCTATTCTCCAGTTCAGGAGAGTAGGCAGTGTAAAATTTTCTTTTGAAGGTAAAACTATCGAGGCTTACGAAAATGAGCCAGTTGCTATGGCTCTCTACCGAAATGGAATTGATGTATTTTCAGAAAGTCCCAAATTACACCGCCCAAGAGGTATGTTCTGTGCAATAGGGAAGTGTTCCTCCTGTCTTATGGAAGTTAACGGGATTCCAAATGTTCGAACCTGCATCCTTGTTGCGCAGGAAGGGATGGTTGTAAAAAGGCAAAAAGGATTCGGTGAATTGCCAAAGGATTCTTATCAATTTAAAAATGCGGAGACTCTATATCCGACGGTTCTAATTGTCGGTGCAGGTCCTGCAGGATTAGAGGCAGCTATAACTCTTCGAAAAAGGGATGTTTCAGTATTACTTCTGGATCAAAACCCGAATTTAGGTGGTCAACTTATAAAACAAACGCATAAGTTTTTCGGCTCTAAAAAAGAGCGTGCTGGAACTCGTGGAATAAAGATTGCTTCCGAACTCATTAATGAGTTGCAAACACTCAACACGCAATATCTTACTAATACTACAGTTTTTGCATACTATCCTGATGAGAACCTTGTGCTTGCATTTTCAGACAATAAACTTTTAAAGATCTACCCTAAATTTACGATTTTTGCAACAGGGGCTTCTGAAAAAATGATTCCGTTCGAAGGAAACGACCTACCAAATGTTATGGGGGCGGGGGCTGCGCAAACCCTTATGAATGTCTACGGTATTAAAATTGGGGATAATATCCTTGTTGTAGGGGCTGGTAATGTTGGGCTTATTGTTTCGTATCAACTATTGCAAGCAGGTATGCATGTTAAGGCAATAATTGAAGCTACAAGCAAAATTGGTGGATATTTTGTGCACGCTGCAAAAGTAAGGCGTTTTGGTGTGCCAATTTATACGCAAACTACCATTAAAAAAGCAATCGGTAACGGGAAGGTGGAGAAAGTTGTTCTTGCAAAATTAAACGAGAATTTTGAGGAAATTGAAGAGTTTGAAATGGATGTTGATGCTGTGCTTCTATCAGTTGGGCTTCAGCCTTCGTATCAACTTCTTGCTCAGGCAGGATGTGAATTAAAATATGTCCCATCTTTAGGTGGG includes:
- a CDS encoding GNAT family N-acetyltransferase — encoded protein: MPAIKTINHYNLSLNEVKDLKIHENFVHKIFTSFSDLDTSILNKITNTFGNDKVTEIKFRFIAKHKMVVTFIDNEFASYCFFSDRPFRFSLFKLKEDEIYFYDCFTFEKFRGRSSIYSEVRYVIDKYKDLGYKIAHVEIEENNIASQKAFNKLGFKKTQTFYVIEFLGTRIIFSKRVS
- a CDS encoding DUF2892 domain-containing protein; translated protein: MSDENISLVEGIIRAIIGVAIFIAGYKINDFIMRYESVGYPRSFIFNTIFRYRDVLQILCFFFGFVLFFTGITRFSPLKKLFLRR
- a CDS encoding metallopeptidase family protein: MVFIAGTIYYNVKVNENLDLFREVIDKTLESLPQELKEQIKNLEFIVLEAPTESFVESHGFKGQILLGLYVGVPLNKRGVNYNWVLPDRIYIFMNPIIYFANLEGIAIEEKIRKVVLHEIGHYFGMGEDNLRRLGVY
- a CDS encoding FAD-dependent oxidoreductase, encoding MEIENHPILQFRRVGSVKFSFEGKTIEAYENEPVAMALYRNGIDVFSESPKLHRPRGMFCAIGKCSSCLMEVNGIPNVRTCILVAQEGMVVKRQKGFGELPKDSYQFKNAETLYPTVLIVGAGPAGLEAAITLRKRDVSVLLLDQNPNLGGQLIKQTHKFFGSKKERAGTRGIKIASELINELQTLNTQYLTNTTVFAYYPDENLVLAFSDNKLLKIYPKFTIFATGASEKMIPFEGNDLPNVMGAGAAQTLMNVYGIKIGDNILVVGAGNVGLIVSYQLLQAGMHVKAIIEATSKIGGYFVHAAKVRRFGVPIYTQTTIKKAIGNGKVEKVVLAKLNENFEEIEEFEMDVDAVLLSVGLQPSYQLLAQAGCELKYVPSLGGYVPLRSNEFETTKKNIYVAGDVSGIEEASTAMLEGKIAGLSILKKLGIEVNTDLKETQEDLERLRSSPFSKKIVEGLREVMYE
- the dinB gene encoding DNA polymerase IV, translating into MERIIAHIDMDAFFASVEQVKRPWLKGKPIGVTNHPDGRSVIATASYEARAYGIKSGMPVKEALKLFPGLILVKGDASLYEKISDGIYEILVHYAPNVERFSIDEAFLDLTYAAKDYNSAREIGIKIKKEIFEKYLLPSTIGISYNKLIAKMASKEAKPNGLLVITKEEVDDFLKKLPVSKIPGIGKKIEEALKKKFNVETIAELQNIELNELIKAFHTYGLFIYNAAHGIDNSEVIPEYERDDEKSIGNSTTLDFDTDDIEIIKGVLRRLSSNVCYRLRNRNLLTERLTLTIRYEDFSTSSHSKNIEKTNLDSQIYTEALKLFFEIYNGQKVRLLGVTARNLSETPYTLFEHKEDKNEKLVSALDKAKKKIGDESVSYANSINLRFRLANKKISGGNSSAL